A genomic stretch from Cyprinus carpio isolate SPL01 chromosome A12, ASM1834038v1, whole genome shotgun sequence includes:
- the LOC109099327 gene encoding potassium channel subfamily K member 1-like, producing the protein MLQCLSGSSCVRVIEGYRSTWYFLVLVLAYVLYLLFGALVFSAVELPYEEQLRQELWTVKQQFLDDNECLSEERLEEFLTRALEASNYGVSVLNNATTNWNWDFTSALFFASTVLSTTGYGHTVPLSDGGKAFCIIYSVVGIPFTLLFLTAVVQRIMEFSTRRPVEYLHRRWGISKPMLAALHATLLAIITISCFFLIPAIIFSVLEEEWNFLESFYFCFISLSTIGLGDYVPGEGYHQRFRELYKLGITFYLILGLIAMLVVLETFCELQHLKKLRKMFYLRKQKTEDQLNIVDHDHLSFASVSDQAASFREDKTDMFPDDIVSASPTTSNGPMDR; encoded by the exons ATGCTTCAGTGTCTATCTGGAAGTTCGTGTGTGCGTGTCATAGAAGGTTACAGGTCTACGTGGTATTTCTTGGTCCTGGTACTGGCGTATGTGTTATATCTGTTATTCGGGGCTTTAGTGTTTTCCGCGGTGGAGCTGCCGTATGAAGAGCAGCTTCGGCAGGAGCTTTGGACCGTGAAGCAGCAGTTTCTAGATGATAATGAATGTCTGTCCGAAGAAAGACTGGAGGAGTTTCTCACCAGGGCTTTAGAGGCGAGTAATTACGGTGTGTCGGTTCTCAATAATGCTACCACTAACTGGAACTGGGATTTCACATCAGCGCTCTTCTTCGCCAGCACCGTGCTTTCCACGACAG GATATGGCCACACCGTTCCTCTCTCGGATGGTGGTAAGGCCTTCTGCATCATTTACTCAGTGGTGGGAATCCCATTCACCCTGCTGTTCCTGACTGCGGTGGTCCAGAGGATCATGGAGTTCAGTACCCGCAGGCCCGTGGAGTACCTACACCGGCGCTGGGGCATTTCCAAACCTATGCTGGCTGCCCTGCACGCCACTCTTCTAGCTATTATAACCATCTCCTGCTTCTTCCTCATACCTGCCATCATCTTCTCAGTACTGGAAGAGGAATGGAATTTCCTGGAGTCCTTCTATTTCTGCTTCATCTCTCTTAGTACTATTGGCTTAGGTGACTATGTACCAGGAGAAGGCTACCATCAGAGATTCAGAGAACTCTATAAATTGGGCATAACAT TCTACCTGATATTGGGCTTGATCGCGATGTTGGTGGTTCTGGAAACCTTCTGTGAACTTCAGCACCTGAAGAAGCTCAGGAAGATGTTCTACTTaaggaaacaaaaaacagaggACCAGCTTAACATTGTGGATCATGATCACCTCTCATTTGCCTCTGTGTCCGACCAGGCAGCCTCATTTAGGGAAGATAAGACAGATATGTTTCCCGATGACATAGTATCTGCCTCACCTACTACCTCCAATGGACCAATGGACCGATGA